A part of Ignavibacteriales bacterium genomic DNA contains:
- a CDS encoding alpha-glucosidase C-terminal domain-containing protein codes for MANIMDSHDKIRYMAYADGDLQINDSRASEIGWTNPPTVDNESSYDKLKLYLAYEMTVPGIPILYYGDEIGMTGASDPDNRRMMRFDNGLSNFEKETFSQISKLVEIRNNNSALRYGDFLTLLADENIFAYFRSDMNQRVLVILNKSNKNKTVEIELPPNYNLSEAIDLLNGETKKINNNRLVCNVNSIGYLIFKMK; via the coding sequence ATGGCAAATATTATGGACAGCCATGATAAAATTCGCTACATGGCTTATGCCGATGGCGATCTTCAAATTAACGATAGCCGTGCAAGCGAGATTGGATGGACTAATCCCCCCACGGTTGACAATGAATCAAGTTACGATAAACTAAAACTTTATCTCGCTTATGAGATGACAGTTCCCGGCATACCGATACTTTACTATGGTGATGAAATTGGAATGACCGGGGCTTCCGATCCCGACAACAGAAGAATGATGAGATTTGATAATGGGCTTTCAAACTTTGAAAAGGAAACCTTTAGTCAAATTAGTAAGCTTGTCGAAATTAGAAATAATAATTCTGCTTTAAGATACGGCGATTTTTTAACTTTACTTGCAGATGAAAATATTTTTGCATACTTCCGTTCCGATATGAATCAACGTGTACTTGTAATCCTTAATAAAAGCAATAAAAACAAGACAGTTGAAATTGAGTTACCTCCAAATTATAATTTATCTGAAGCAATAGATCTTTTAAATGGTGAAACAAAGAAAATAAATAATAATCGTTTGGTCTGTAACGTTAATTCTATTGGTTACCTTATATTCAAAATGAAGTAA
- a CDS encoding MFS transporter, translating into MPSTNPEEHVKKSFSEVIKESFKELKETFIAFVKAPRALWGVNIPYIIEGLVYFGILTILGKFGSENVDLIDTQSSLVYSFVTGGITFSMLLFGGFSDKLGVRNSLLLAFVGMLVGRVLISLSGTLPLSNGLWSPMFFSMIGGLFVMVMFYGLYQPAAYAGVKRYTTPQTAAMGYAVIYGLMNLGAFLSGFISSFTRQTFESSFPPNGLTAVFWVYVGLTAISLIITALLLSKKNDQDAVASIKAEANQPSENEAKQEKLKINNLPLIIYALITLGLFLLSGFGFNNPANFFFSFNLLGLAVNIDFFFVLSLLAFVLAVIEFLRKRPEHPFRDKRFAFFIFMLIPVQTLFAHNWLTIPYYLDRAFKGSVVSDYFEIFSNLNPILVFILAPIVAGLTSKANVYKMMIYGTIVMSVPTFLLTVGPNMYLFLLYVLIMTIGESMWQPRFLQWIAEVAPKNMTGLYMGVGQFPWFLTKVLTGFYSGWVLTQYCPKDVDPSKMNTEFMWLIYGLIAITSPIGLILARKWMMKGFKLKDGE; encoded by the coding sequence ATGCCGTCAACAAACCCTGAAGAGCATGTTAAAAAGTCATTCTCTGAAGTAATCAAAGAATCATTCAAAGAATTAAAAGAAACTTTCATAGCATTTGTTAAAGCACCGAGAGCACTTTGGGGAGTTAACATTCCATACATTATCGAAGGATTAGTTTACTTTGGAATATTGACGATACTTGGAAAGTTTGGTTCTGAAAATGTGGATTTAATTGACACACAATCAAGTCTTGTTTATAGTTTTGTAACAGGAGGGATTACTTTTTCGATGCTGCTATTTGGTGGTTTCTCCGATAAACTTGGTGTAAGAAATTCTTTGCTGCTTGCATTTGTCGGAATGCTTGTTGGACGTGTTTTAATCTCCCTTTCCGGAACTCTCCCCCTCTCAAATGGTTTGTGGTCGCCAATGTTTTTCTCAATGATCGGTGGATTATTTGTCATGGTGATGTTCTATGGTTTGTATCAGCCTGCTGCTTATGCCGGAGTTAAACGCTACACAACTCCTCAAACCGCAGCAATGGGTTATGCAGTAATTTACGGACTGATGAATCTTGGCGCATTCCTTTCAGGATTTATTTCATCTTTTACACGCCAAACTTTTGAATCTTCATTTCCCCCGAACGGCTTGACTGCAGTTTTTTGGGTTTATGTTGGATTAACCGCTATATCGCTCATCATAACTGCTTTGTTGTTGAGTAAAAAAAATGATCAGGATGCAGTGGCATCAATAAAAGCAGAAGCAAATCAACCTAGTGAAAATGAAGCGAAACAGGAAAAATTGAAAATAAATAATCTGCCATTAATTATTTACGCTTTAATTACACTTGGATTATTTCTTCTGTCCGGCTTTGGTTTTAACAATCCGGCAAATTTCTTTTTTAGTTTTAATCTTTTGGGATTAGCCGTAAATATTGATTTCTTTTTTGTCCTTTCTTTACTCGCATTTGTTTTAGCAGTTATTGAATTTCTCAGGAAAAGACCCGAGCATCCATTTCGAGATAAAAGATTTGCATTTTTTATCTTCATGCTTATACCGGTGCAAACCTTATTCGCACACAACTGGCTTACAATTCCTTACTATCTTGATCGTGCATTTAAAGGCTCGGTGGTGAGTGATTACTTTGAAATATTTTCTAACCTAAATCCAATTTTAGTTTTTATTCTTGCACCCATTGTTGCGGGCTTAACTTCGAAAGCGAACGTTTATAAGATGATGATTTATGGTACAATAGTTATGTCAGTGCCAACATTTCTGCTTACAGTTGGTCCGAACATGTACCTGTTTTTGCTCTATGTTTTAATAATGACAATTGGTGAATCAATGTGGCAGCCGCGATTCCTGCAATGGATCGCCGAAGTAGCTCCTAAAAATATGACCGGGCTTTATATGGGTGTGGGACAATTTCCGTGGTTCCTTACAAAAGTCCTTACAGGCTTTTATTCAGGGTGGGTGCTTACTCAATATTGCCCGAAAGATGTTGACCCATCTAAAATGAATACTGAATTTATGTGGTTGATTTATGGTCTTATTGCTATTACTTCTCCAATCGGATTAATACTTGCAAGGAAATGGATGATGAAAGGTTTCAAATTAAAAGATGGCGAATAA
- a CDS encoding AI-2E family transporter: MQQKINIDSSIKFFISVIGIIAIVLTLKELSHIFIPFVIAYFLFFIFSPLNNFLARKWLPEAAIILIDILITGFVIWGIFKLIIDSFIHFTEGLPIYLNKLDRIISESAVSFGISDPNFTNFSIQNFIKSIDLSKIAGGLFESTFSFFGSVFFILFFFVFIVPGHKIIYEAIKRRYLKSDKTDRRSESLNYPDLNEGKIYLGEKSNKENNIKEEKLASAFNLITEQIQKYIITKIGLNLACGVAVTILLSLLGVDFPIVWGLFTFLFNFIPTIGSAASLVLPALMALVQFESVSFMLLVAVTMGSLQTLFFNLFEPAIIGRKLNLNPLLVLISLLIWGYIWGIVGMLLSVPLTAIIKIILNNSDSPNMKFISDLMSNE; this comes from the coding sequence ATGCAACAAAAAATAAACATAGATTCTTCAATAAAATTTTTTATTTCTGTAATCGGAATTATCGCAATTGTTTTAACATTAAAAGAACTTAGTCATATCTTTATTCCGTTTGTAATTGCATATTTTTTATTTTTCATATTTTCTCCACTTAATAATTTTTTAGCACGTAAATGGCTACCTGAAGCAGCTATCATATTAATAGATATCTTAATAACAGGATTTGTAATCTGGGGGATATTCAAATTAATCATTGATTCGTTTATCCATTTTACAGAAGGATTGCCAATATATTTAAATAAACTTGACAGAATAATCAGCGAATCTGCTGTATCATTTGGAATAAGCGATCCAAACTTTACAAATTTTTCGATTCAAAATTTTATTAAATCAATTGATTTATCAAAAATTGCCGGCGGTCTGTTTGAATCAACATTTTCTTTTTTTGGAAGTGTATTTTTTATCCTTTTCTTTTTTGTATTTATTGTCCCTGGGCATAAAATAATTTATGAAGCAATAAAAAGACGCTACCTAAAGTCTGATAAGACTGACCGGAGAAGTGAGTCATTAAATTACCCCGACCTTAATGAAGGTAAAATCTATTTAGGTGAAAAATCAAATAAAGAAAACAACATTAAAGAAGAAAAATTAGCTTCGGCGTTCAATTTGATTACTGAGCAGATTCAAAAATATATAATTACTAAAATTGGATTAAACCTTGCGTGCGGTGTTGCAGTAACGATATTACTTTCACTGCTTGGTGTAGATTTCCCTATTGTTTGGGGTTTGTTCACGTTTCTTTTCAATTTTATTCCAACAATTGGATCAGCAGCCTCATTAGTACTTCCAGCATTAATGGCACTTGTTCAGTTTGAATCAGTTAGCTTTATGCTGCTTGTTGCTGTAACGATGGGGTCGCTGCAAACATTGTTCTTTAATCTTTTTGAACCTGCAATCATTGGGCGAAAATTAAATCTAAATCCATTGCTGGTTTTAATTTCGCTGCTTATCTGGGGCTATATTTGGGGAATAGTCGGCATGCTTCTTTCTGTACCGCTTACTGCAATTATAAAAATAATTCTGAATAATTCTGATTCTCCGAATATGAAATTCATCAGCGATTTGATGAGTAACGAATGA
- a CDS encoding response regulator transcription factor, with amino-acid sequence MINVAIVEDNNTIRNGLAALIDATDGYKCAAAYQNAESFLAELKSNNFDVILMDIGLPGMNGIEAVKKAKFINTEVDILMLTIYEESEIIFEALCAGACGYLVKKTPPTRLLEAIKDAHEGGSPMSSNIARKVISTFQAGRPAVTDEEAAALSSREKEVLFQLAEGNNYQEIADALFISVDTIRHHIRNIYKKLHVHSQSEAVAKAIRKKII; translated from the coding sequence ATGATTAACGTAGCAATAGTAGAAGATAATAATACAATAAGGAACGGGTTGGCAGCTTTAATAGATGCGACAGACGGTTATAAATGCGCAGCGGCATATCAAAACGCTGAATCGTTTCTTGCTGAATTAAAATCAAATAATTTCGATGTTATACTTATGGATATTGGCTTGCCGGGTATGAACGGTATTGAAGCAGTTAAAAAAGCAAAGTTTATTAATACAGAAGTTGACATTTTGATGCTGACCATTTACGAAGAAAGTGAAATTATATTCGAAGCACTTTGTGCCGGAGCTTGCGGTTACCTCGTGAAGAAGACCCCCCCAACCCGGCTCCTCGAAGCCATTAAAGATGCTCACGAAGGCGGCTCACCGATGAGTTCTAATATTGCCCGTAAAGTTATTTCAACTTTCCAGGCAGGTCGCCCCGCTGTCACCGATGAAGAAGCTGCTGCGCTTTCATCAAGAGAGAAGGAAGTACTATTTCAGTTAGCTGAGGGAAATAATTATCAAGAAATAGCGGATGCACTTTTTATTAGTGTTGATACAATCCGGCATCACATTAGAAATATTTATAAAAAATTACACGTCCATTCTCAATCAGAAGCTGTTGCAAAAGCGATTAGAAAAAAAATAATTTAG
- a CDS encoding PAS domain S-box protein: MNELINKSTELLDLIWECSVDGLRLIDGHGNIIMVNQPYCKMVNLEKEYLIGKLFSDVYHPSEREDVLKVYREDFINNKMRTHFERENTLLNNDKVWFDFSNSFLQLPDGDKVTLSIIKNVTARKKTELEIKESEKRYRMLFNNTNDAVFVIQLEQGSSYGRFIEVNDVACERLGYQREEFLMLSPSAIIPPQIINEYTSVMEKLFSVKDVIFELVHRAKDRRTFPVEISAHLFQYNSKQTILSVARDITERKIADEKLKRTSKTLRDLASHLQSVREEERTMIAREIHDELGQVLTVLKIQISLLSKKLNEDQQPLKDKFDSVSILIDQTVETVQKICAKLRPGILDELGLVAAIEWQSQELSERMGIQSEFIFPSDEIILDNEKSTAVFRIFQEALTNVARHANASIVHIILKIEKSNLILEIIDNGGGISETQLNAVQSLGILGMKERAMLFGGSVYIEGFPGKGTKVRVEIPYSKLENKND, encoded by the coding sequence ATGAATGAGCTGATTAATAAATCCACCGAACTATTAGACTTGATTTGGGAATGCTCGGTAGATGGATTGCGGCTGATTGATGGGCATGGAAATATTATTATGGTTAATCAGCCATACTGCAAAATGGTAAATCTTGAAAAAGAATATCTTATCGGTAAATTATTTTCCGATGTTTATCACCCGTCGGAAAGAGAAGATGTTCTTAAAGTTTATCGTGAAGATTTTATTAATAATAAAATGCGCACTCATTTTGAACGAGAGAATACCCTTCTAAACAACGATAAGGTATGGTTCGATTTTTCCAATTCTTTTCTGCAATTACCCGATGGAGATAAAGTAACTCTCAGCATCATTAAGAATGTTACCGCACGAAAAAAAACAGAATTGGAAATCAAGGAAAGTGAAAAACGTTACCGGATGCTTTTTAACAACACAAACGATGCCGTGTTTGTCATTCAACTTGAGCAGGGAAGTTCTTATGGAAGATTTATTGAAGTTAACGATGTCGCCTGCGAAAGGCTCGGCTACCAGCGTGAGGAATTCTTGATGCTAAGTCCTTCGGCAATTATCCCGCCGCAAATTATAAATGAATATACTTCTGTAATGGAAAAACTTTTTTCTGTTAAAGATGTAATCTTTGAACTGGTGCATCGTGCAAAGGACAGACGAACTTTTCCTGTTGAAATAAGCGCACATCTGTTTCAGTATAATTCCAAACAAACTATCCTTTCTGTTGCCAGAGATATTACTGAAAGAAAAATAGCTGATGAAAAACTTAAGCGAACAAGCAAAACATTAAGAGACCTCGCCTCTCATCTTCAATCTGTTCGCGAAGAAGAAAGAACAATGATTGCAAGAGAAATTCATGACGAACTCGGACAAGTGTTGACTGTGCTCAAAATTCAGATTTCTCTTCTTTCAAAAAAATTAAACGAGGATCAACAACCATTAAAAGATAAGTTTGATTCAGTCTCGATCCTGATTGATCAAACGGTTGAGACCGTGCAAAAAATTTGTGCGAAACTTAGACCCGGAATATTAGATGAGCTTGGACTTGTTGCGGCGATTGAATGGCAAAGCCAGGAACTCAGCGAAAGGATGGGGATTCAAAGTGAATTTATTTTTCCTTCAGATGAAATTATTCTTGACAATGAAAAATCTACTGCAGTATTTAGAATTTTTCAGGAAGCTTTAACCAATGTTGCAAGGCATGCTAATGCTTCGATTGTTCATATCATTTTAAAAATTGAAAAATCAAATCTTATTCTTGAAATCATTGATAATGGCGGAGGGATTTCTGAAACTCAATTAAATGCTGTTCAATCGCTGGGAATTTTGGGAATGAAAGAACGTGCAATGCTTTTCGGCGGTTCTGTTTATATTGAAGGCTTTCCCGGAAAGGGCACAAAAGTAAGAGTTGAAATACCTTACAGCAAACTGGAAAATAAAAATGATTAA
- a CDS encoding PAS domain S-box protein → MNNLKDKINILVVEDETIVANNIKKRLESCGYIVNRIVNNADDAFKFASELKPDIVLMDIKLKGKTDGIEAAEKIQGKINIPVIFLTSYADENTFQKAKAIMPFGYLIKPFESKELERTVELALFKHAMELKIKQSEQRLALAVRAGKTGIWEFYPSEKRLFADDSLKHLLGYSDLESLNSVEDFLSLVHPDDRNKVLEIINSQVPIYNEGDEFELKVLKKDGSIIWVSCASKKQISTKDNSFFYLGTAVDITNRKLNEETIKKSEEIFRKTFDNAGIGMAMLKPNGSFIRINKSFCDTLLYSSTEILQSNLLNLTFEKDRDLIEKSFYELLTLEKGEYLNYECRYLNSQKKVVWCVTSISLIKMQDSQSFFIVQFQDITARKEAESKLAALAENLRLLNASKDKFFSIISHDLRSPFNSLLGLSEYLSESYDELSEDEVKEVLGGLHRSAKNVYNLLTNLLDWARLQTGRLTVNKNIFKIDYPLQNVLNLYAEAIKKKKLNIIKNISVDKSLYADANMIETVLRNLLYNSIKFTPDNGTITISVSIHNGSAAVSIADTGKGMSAEDLIKLFRLDAQVRGEGTDGERGTGLGLILSKEFVEKNGGKIQVESQLGIGSNFTFTVPFAE, encoded by the coding sequence ATGAATAATTTAAAAGACAAGATAAATATTCTTGTTGTTGAAGATGAAACAATCGTTGCTAATAATATTAAAAAACGCCTTGAGAGCTGCGGTTATATTGTTAATAGAATTGTTAATAATGCAGATGATGCTTTCAAGTTTGCCTCAGAATTAAAACCCGATATTGTTTTGATGGACATCAAACTTAAAGGCAAAACAGATGGCATTGAAGCGGCTGAAAAAATTCAAGGCAAAATAAATATACCGGTTATTTTCCTCACGTCTTATGCAGACGAAAATACTTTTCAGAAAGCGAAAGCAATTATGCCTTTTGGTTATTTAATTAAGCCTTTCGAAAGCAAAGAACTCGAGCGAACTGTGGAGCTTGCATTATTCAAGCACGCAATGGAATTAAAAATAAAACAAAGTGAGCAGCGTCTTGCGCTTGCTGTTCGTGCAGGCAAAACGGGGATATGGGAATTTTACCCTTCTGAAAAAAGGCTTTTTGCAGATGACAGCTTGAAACATCTATTAGGTTATTCAGATTTAGAATCCTTAAACAGTGTTGAAGATTTTCTTTCGTTAGTTCATCCCGATGATCGTAATAAGGTATTAGAAATAATAAATTCCCAGGTTCCAATTTATAACGAGGGAGATGAGTTCGAACTTAAAGTTTTAAAAAAAGATGGAAGCATAATTTGGGTTTCGTGTGCATCTAAAAAACAAATTTCCACAAAGGATAATTCTTTCTTTTACCTTGGGACCGCTGTAGATATTACAAACCGTAAACTCAATGAGGAAACAATTAAGAAAAGTGAAGAGATTTTCAGAAAGACATTTGATAATGCGGGAATTGGCATGGCAATGCTTAAGCCTAACGGCTCATTCATTCGAATAAATAAATCTTTTTGTGATACTCTTTTATATTCTTCAACGGAAATACTACAATCTAATTTACTGAACCTAACTTTTGAAAAAGATAGAGATTTGATTGAAAAATCATTCTATGAACTGCTTACTTTAGAAAAGGGAGAATATCTTAATTATGAATGCAGATATTTGAATAGTCAAAAAAAAGTTGTTTGGTGTGTCACGAGTATTTCGCTAATTAAAATGCAAGATTCTCAATCATTTTTTATTGTACAATTTCAGGATATTACGGCAAGAAAAGAAGCTGAGTCAAAACTTGCTGCACTGGCAGAAAATCTTCGCCTGCTTAATGCTTCAAAAGATAAATTCTTCTCAATCATTTCCCACGATCTTCGCAGCCCTTTCAATTCATTGCTCGGGCTTTCCGAATATCTTTCCGAATCATACGATGAACTAAGCGAAGATGAAGTTAAAGAAGTGTTGGGTGGTTTGCACCGATCTGCTAAAAATGTTTATAATCTTTTGACTAACCTTCTTGATTGGGCAAGGCTTCAAACCGGAAGACTAACTGTGAATAAAAATATTTTTAAGATTGACTATCCTTTGCAGAATGTTTTAAATCTTTATGCCGAAGCTATCAAAAAGAAAAAATTAAATATTATTAAAAATATTTCTGTTGATAAATCTTTATACGCAGATGCTAATATGATAGAGACTGTTCTTCGAAACCTTTTGTATAATTCAATTAAATTTACACCTGATAATGGAACCATCACCATAAGCGTGAGTATCCACAACGGCTCGGCTGCTGTTAGTATTGCTGATACAGGCAAAGGTATGAGTGCGGAGGATTTAATAAAACTTTTCAGACTTGATGCTCAAGTCCGCGGTGAAGGCACTGATGGAGAGAGAGGCACGGGATTGGGATTAATTCTTTCAAAAGAATTTGTTGAGAAGAATGGTGGAAAAATTCAGGTTGAAAGTCAATTAGGAATCGGAAGTAATTTTACCTTCACAGTTCCGTTTGCAGAATAA
- a CDS encoding response regulator transcription factor yields MINILIADDHAIVREGLKQIVAEEKDMCVSAEAKDGTELLEILRVKKNNFSIIILDINMPGKNGLEVLKILKSFYPDLPVLILSMFSEEQYGLRAIKAGADGYLKKVSAPAELVIAIRKIVSGNKYINDALAAKLAIDITHKSKPLPHENLSDREFQIMCMIAAGKSAEEISEELSISIHTVYSYRNRVFEKINLKSNVELTQYVIQNKLIDF; encoded by the coding sequence ATGATTAACATTCTCATTGCCGATGATCATGCCATTGTACGGGAAGGGCTTAAGCAAATAGTGGCAGAAGAGAAAGATATGTGCGTCTCTGCCGAAGCAAAAGATGGCACCGAACTGCTTGAAATCTTAAGAGTTAAAAAAAATAATTTCAGTATTATCATTTTAGATATAAATATGCCAGGTAAAAACGGGTTAGAAGTTTTAAAAATTTTAAAAAGTTTTTATCCTGATCTACCGGTATTAATTTTAAGTATGTTCAGCGAGGAACAATATGGACTTCGCGCGATAAAAGCCGGAGCTGATGGGTATTTAAAAAAAGTTAGTGCTCCGGCAGAATTAGTAATTGCAATCCGGAAAATTGTTTCGGGCAATAAATATATTAACGATGCTCTTGCCGCAAAACTCGCTATTGATATCACGCACAAATCTAAACCCCTGCCTCACGAAAATCTCTCTGATAGGGAATTCCAAATTATGTGCATGATAGCAGCAGGTAAAAGTGCTGAGGAGATTTCTGAAGAGTTAAGCATTAGTATTCACACAGTCTATTCCTACCGAAACCGTGTGTTTGAAAAGATCAATCTTAAATCCAATGTTGAATTAACTCAATACGTAATTCAGAACAAACTTATTGATTTTTAG
- a CDS encoding ABC transporter ATP-binding protein, which yields MKLLYKYLKNYNKLILIALLLASINQIFSMLDPWIYRIVIDNYATKFEHYTVSEFISGVLLLLAAAVGVAFVSRVAKNFQDYYLNVITQKLGAKIYSDGIKHSLLLPYSEFEDQRSGTTLGVLQKVRTDVEKLISASVNTLFTTLVGVVFVTVYSINVHWVIAPVFFSAIPILGFISSVLSKKIKEIQKIIVGETTALAGSTTESLRNIELVKSLGLGNQEINRLNLTTEKILGLELKKVKYIRTLSFIQGTVVNFIRTSIIFLLLYLIFVKEISVGEFFSLFIYSFFLFGPLQSLGEIINIYREAEVSLNNFEELLNKPIESKPQKPVKLGEIKALQFDRVSFKHQSSNRNAINSISFSVKKGETIAFVGPSGSGKTTLVKLLVGLYSPLQGKIFYNNFSGDQIDFDEFRERIGFVTQDTQLFSGTIRENLLFVNPIASDNDCLQVLEKAAAQGLLSRAEKGLDTLIGEGGVKVSGGEKQRLSIARALLRRPNLLVFDEATSALDSLTEEEISKTIREISHSKDLITILIAHRLSTVMHSDNIFVLERGKIIESGNHEELLELKGLYFAMWRQQIGEAESLFNNY from the coding sequence ATGAAACTACTTTACAAATACTTAAAGAACTATAACAAGCTGATTCTAATTGCATTATTGCTTGCTTCGATAAATCAGATTTTCTCCATGCTTGATCCCTGGATTTACAGAATTGTAATTGATAATTATGCAACAAAGTTTGAACACTACACAGTAAGTGAATTTATTAGTGGTGTGTTATTATTACTCGCAGCGGCTGTTGGTGTTGCATTTGTTTCCCGTGTGGCAAAAAATTTTCAAGATTACTATTTGAATGTAATAACGCAAAAACTCGGTGCAAAAATTTATTCTGATGGAATAAAGCACTCCCTCCTTTTGCCTTATTCTGAGTTTGAAGACCAGCGAAGTGGGACCACACTTGGCGTTTTACAAAAAGTTAGAACTGATGTTGAGAAATTAATTTCTGCCTCTGTAAATACTTTATTTACAACTCTTGTTGGTGTGGTGTTCGTTACCGTTTATTCAATCAATGTTCACTGGGTTATTGCGCCGGTTTTCTTTTCAGCAATACCAATACTTGGTTTTATTAGCTCTGTTTTGAGTAAAAAAATTAAGGAGATTCAAAAAATTATTGTTGGTGAAACAACAGCACTCGCAGGCTCTACTACTGAATCATTACGAAATATCGAACTTGTAAAAAGCCTCGGTCTCGGAAATCAGGAAATCAACAGACTAAACTTAACAACTGAAAAAATACTTGGCTTGGAGTTAAAGAAAGTCAAATATATTCGAACACTTAGTTTTATCCAGGGTACGGTTGTCAACTTCATCCGAACTTCGATAATATTTTTGTTGTTGTATTTAATTTTTGTAAAAGAAATTTCTGTCGGTGAATTCTTTTCATTATTCATTTACTCATTTTTTCTATTTGGACCTTTGCAAAGTTTGGGTGAGATAATAAATATCTATCGTGAAGCAGAAGTATCCTTAAATAATTTTGAAGAATTATTAAATAAACCAATCGAGTCAAAACCACAGAAGCCTGTAAAACTTGGTGAAATTAAAGCTCTGCAATTCGATAGAGTTTCATTTAAACATCAATCCTCCAATCGAAATGCTATTAATAGTATTTCTTTTTCTGTTAAAAAAGGAGAAACTATTGCTTTCGTTGGTCCATCCGGCTCCGGGAAAACAACATTGGTGAAATTACTGGTGGGACTTTACTCCCCTTTGCAAGGAAAAATATTTTATAATAATTTCTCCGGTGATCAGATTGACTTTGATGAATTCAGAGAACGAATTGGTTTTGTAACACAAGATACCCAATTGTTTTCCGGAACGATAAGAGAAAATCTTTTATTTGTTAATCCGATTGCAAGCGATAATGATTGCTTGCAAGTATTAGAAAAAGCCGCCGCACAAGGATTATTGAGCAGAGCAGAAAAAGGATTGGATACTCTAATCGGCGAAGGTGGAGTTAAAGTTTCCGGCGGCGAAAAACAAAGACTTTCAATTGCACGTGCACTATTGCGTCGCCCCAATCTGCTTGTGTTTGACGAAGCTACATCGGCACTCGATTCTTTAACAGAAGAAGAAATCAGCAAAACAATTAGAGAAATTTCACATAGTAAAGATCTAATAACAATATTGATAGCGCACAGACTTTCTACAGTAATGCACTCGGATAATATCTTTGTTCTCGAAAGAGGTAAAATTATTGAGTCAGGGAATCATGAAGAACTATTAGAATTGAAAGGATTGTATTTTGCAATGTGGCGTCAGCAAATCGGAGAAGCTGAAAGTTTATTTAATAATTACTAA
- a CDS encoding DUF4922 domain-containing protein, protein MKNKIISDSKINALLNANRYSDAAIKLNLLQKKEWKIFSDNSSALKNVKQRSIQFNGYKIHFQFNPQRLLSSTTDVSDRAIKSRKCFLCLNNLPEEQKGILIEDKFILLCNPFPIFNHHFTIIYTEHQPQLINNHFLDLLSLAKKMNDRFAVFYNGPQCGASAPDHLHFQTVEKKCLPIFDQLNLIKNKFGKLHKSQPNISVHSIDDGLRKFILLQSLNMQLIENYFHKIYTVLNKNDDENYEPMLNILCTYNGDTGWTVLVFSRSQHRSSHYFNSGESKIVISPASVDLGGICIFPREEDYAKIGTESIKEIFSEIFPREIEFNKIISAIA, encoded by the coding sequence TTGAAGAATAAAATCATTTCCGACTCAAAGATAAATGCTTTATTAAATGCAAATCGTTATAGCGATGCAGCGATTAAACTGAACCTTCTTCAAAAGAAAGAATGGAAAATATTTTCAGATAATTCCAGCGCCCTCAAAAATGTAAAGCAGAGATCTATTCAGTTTAATGGCTATAAAATCCATTTTCAGTTTAATCCGCAAAGGCTGCTTTCAAGCACAACGGATGTTTCAGATAGGGCAATCAAAAGCAGAAAATGTTTTTTATGTCTAAATAATCTTCCTGAAGAACAAAAAGGAATTTTAATTGAAGATAAATTCATTTTGCTCTGCAATCCATTTCCAATTTTTAATCATCATTTTACAATTATTTATACCGAACATCAGCCTCAATTAATTAATAATCATTTTTTGGATTTATTGTCTCTTGCAAAAAAAATGAATGATCGTTTTGCAGTGTTTTACAACGGACCTCAATGCGGCGCTTCTGCTCCTGATCATTTACATTTTCAAACTGTGGAAAAAAAATGTTTACCAATCTTCGATCAATTAAATCTTATTAAAAATAAGTTTGGCAAACTTCATAAAAGCCAACCAAATATTTCCGTGCATTCGATTGATGACGGCTTAAGAAAATTTATTTTACTGCAATCATTAAATATGCAATTGATCGAAAATTATTTTCATAAAATTTACACTGTGTTAAATAAAAACGATGACGAGAATTATGAACCGATGTTGAATATTCTCTGCACGTATAATGGAGATACCGGATGGACTGTTTTAGTCTTTTCACGATCACAACACAGATCATCTCATTATTTTAATAGTGGAGAGAGTAAAATAGTAATAAGCCCCGCATCAGTAGATTTGGGAGGAATATGCATTTTCCCCCGTGAAGAAGACTATGCGAAGATTGGTACTGAATCCATTAAAGAAATATTTTCTGAAATATTTCCACGAGAGATTGAATTTAATAAAATAATTTCAGCGATAGCCTGA